A section of the Amycolatopsis sp. AA4 genome encodes:
- a CDS encoding helix-turn-helix domain-containing protein produces the protein MAEPPEPDLLRDPESYAQLLRHVREAVLSGATAPRSPRSVVSASWERSLAAHVDPDAGEAPLICEADELTDLRAEHPLAPVLPLLREMLVSIADDAEHMMIVTDANGLILWREGATGVLLRADQVALTEGTRWSEEAIGTNAMGTTLATGKPVQIYSAEHLVRRYHTWTCAAAPVRDPDTGALLGSIDVSGPLRTVHPAMLSLVTATAQLAEGRLRAQLAVRDEKVRRANMPHLASLRGRPGALLSAGGRVLAAEACTLPSTVEVRKGGGTVTLPDGRVATVDPLDEGYLLRIATSGSAPRRRLTLEYLTDGPGSTTVDGRDIPFTLRHAELLTLLALHPRGLSAEKLALQLYGEAGNPVTVRAEIHRLRTQLGTGVLQTRPYRLAATVDADFLRTKAALRAGDAAAAVRSFQGPLLAESESPAILEERESISAQVRQLALNSRDADTLWAFWETSCGADDLAILDALSAVLSPSDPRLAAVRTHRARLG, from the coding sequence GTGGCAGAGCCGCCCGAACCCGACCTGCTGCGCGACCCGGAGTCGTACGCGCAGCTGCTCCGGCACGTCCGCGAGGCGGTGCTGTCCGGGGCCACCGCGCCGCGTTCGCCGCGCTCGGTGGTGTCGGCGTCGTGGGAGCGCTCGCTGGCCGCGCACGTCGACCCGGACGCCGGCGAGGCCCCGCTGATCTGCGAGGCGGACGAGCTCACCGACCTGCGCGCGGAGCATCCGCTGGCCCCGGTGCTTCCGCTGTTGCGCGAGATGCTGGTGAGCATCGCCGACGACGCCGAGCACATGATGATCGTGACCGACGCGAACGGGCTCATCCTCTGGCGCGAAGGCGCGACCGGCGTGCTGCTGCGCGCGGACCAGGTCGCGCTCACCGAGGGCACCCGGTGGAGCGAAGAGGCGATCGGCACGAACGCGATGGGCACCACGCTCGCCACGGGGAAGCCGGTGCAGATCTACTCCGCCGAACACCTCGTCCGCCGCTATCACACGTGGACCTGCGCGGCGGCTCCCGTACGCGATCCGGACACCGGCGCGCTGCTCGGCTCGATCGACGTCAGCGGTCCGCTGCGGACAGTGCATCCGGCGATGTTGTCGCTGGTCACCGCGACGGCACAGCTCGCCGAGGGACGGCTGCGGGCTCAGCTGGCGGTCCGCGACGAGAAGGTGCGGCGGGCGAACATGCCGCACCTGGCGTCGTTGCGCGGCCGTCCCGGCGCGCTCCTCTCGGCGGGCGGACGGGTGCTGGCCGCCGAAGCGTGCACCCTTCCGTCCACTGTGGAGGTACGGAAAGGCGGCGGCACCGTGACGCTGCCGGACGGCCGGGTCGCCACCGTCGACCCGCTCGACGAGGGCTACCTGCTGCGGATCGCCACGTCCGGTTCCGCGCCCCGCCGCCGATTGACGCTCGAATACCTCACCGATGGCCCCGGATCGACCACTGTGGACGGTCGAGACATTCCCTTTACCTTGCGGCACGCCGAATTGCTGACCCTGCTCGCCCTGCATCCGCGCGGTTTGTCGGCGGAGAAGCTGGCCTTGCAACTGTACGGCGAGGCGGGCAACCCGGTGACCGTGCGCGCCGAAATCCACCGGTTGCGCACCCAGCTCGGCACCGGGGTGTTGCAGACGCGCCCGTACCGCCTCGCGGCCACCGTGGACGCGGATTTCCTGCGCACCAAAGCCGCCCTGCGCGCCGGAGACGCCGCGGCGGCGGTCCGGTCGTTCCAGGGTCCGCTGCTCGCGGAGTCGGAATCGCCCGCGATCCTGGAGGAACGCGAGTCGATCAGCGCGCAGGTCCGGCAGCTGGCGTTGAACAGCCGGGACGCGGATACGTTGTGGGCGTTCTGGGAAACCTCCTGCGGCGCGGACGATCTGGCGATTCTGGACGCGCTGTCCGCGGTGCTGTCACCGTCGGATCCACGGCTGGCAGCGGTGCGGACTCACCGCGCCCGGCTGGGTTAA
- a CDS encoding NAD(P)-dependent oxidoreductase — protein MKILVVGGSGLLGQHVLDELRKRGHETTAVARTARVGVDRTLDVSSASHAELREALDGHDGVVFAGGMDDRAVGRGPVEPRLRAGNVAPVAALLRAAREAGCTRAAVLGSYYTYFDRVRPEWGLAAKHPYVRSRLEQARVARETAGSGLPVAVIEVPFVFGVAEDRVPQWSVPIVKWVRSNSPLFAPQGGTAATSARGVGVATVDALEQASGADIPVAEENLQWTDMFARLATAAGHPRRVRAMPSWPVRGAFKLGGFLNGLSGKQPGLTVQHMDGLLLRELYLELNYPAPVDAALLETARA, from the coding sequence ATGAAGATCTTGGTGGTCGGCGGCAGCGGCCTGCTCGGCCAGCACGTGCTCGACGAGCTGCGGAAACGCGGTCACGAGACCACGGCGGTCGCGCGTACCGCACGTGTGGGAGTCGACCGGACGCTCGACGTCTCGAGTGCTTCGCACGCCGAGCTGCGCGAAGCACTCGACGGACACGACGGTGTCGTCTTCGCGGGCGGCATGGACGACCGTGCGGTCGGGCGGGGGCCGGTGGAGCCTCGGTTGCGCGCGGGCAACGTCGCGCCTGTCGCCGCGCTGTTGCGCGCGGCGCGCGAAGCCGGTTGTACGCGCGCGGCGGTGCTCGGGTCGTACTACACGTACTTCGACCGCGTACGACCTGAATGGGGGTTGGCCGCGAAGCATCCGTACGTGCGGAGTCGGCTGGAGCAGGCCCGCGTCGCGCGTGAGACGGCGGGGTCGGGGTTGCCGGTGGCGGTGATCGAGGTGCCGTTTGTCTTTGGTGTCGCAGAGGATCGGGTGCCGCAGTGGTCGGTGCCGATCGTGAAGTGGGTCCGTTCGAACTCGCCGCTCTTCGCGCCTCAGGGCGGGACTGCGGCGACGAGTGCGCGCGGGGTTGGTGTCGCGACGGTGGATGCGCTGGAGCAAGCATCGGGCGCTGATATTCCGGTGGCGGAGGAAAATCTGCAGTGGACGGACATGTTCGCTCGGCTGGCCACTGCAGCGGGACATCCGCGCCGGGTGCGGGCGATGCCGTCCTGGCCGGTGCGCGGGGCGTTCAAGCTCGGCGGGTTCCTCAACGGCCTGAGCGGCAAGCAGCCGGGGCTGACGGTGCAGCACATGGACGGACTGCTGTTGCGGGAGTTGTATCTGGAGCTGAATTATCCCGCTCCGGTCGATGCCGCGCTCCTGGAGACGGCCCGCGCTTAA
- a CDS encoding YwqG family protein: MTAWRDRLSTLAQDRLPAEAAAKWIELFQPGIRLAAKGTGPRVGQLGGNPALPDAAEWPVWEDRGPLAFVAAVDCASLPREFVTIPLPDAGTLLFFCFDERCAPEDYEHHLPDDADGYRVLFVPAGAPVAERTPPSGLDPYPRRDVFAEIVATAPEREHLLLDRTAVASGMSLAEAVKDVLGPWRAGTDVFGEMTWEVSQGTPRHQVGGLAAPVQGAVEKQIAAAVLEGGWDDPRLKEEAARWVLLAQFDSDEETDLMWGDVGMLYWLIRLDDLQAGRFDAARCLMQCG, translated from the coding sequence GTGACGGCATGGAGAGATCGACTCAGCACACTCGCTCAAGACCGGCTTCCCGCTGAGGCGGCGGCGAAATGGATCGAGCTGTTCCAACCCGGGATCCGGCTCGCCGCCAAGGGCACCGGGCCGCGCGTGGGGCAGCTCGGCGGAAACCCGGCGCTGCCGGACGCGGCGGAATGGCCGGTCTGGGAGGACCGAGGGCCGCTTGCCTTCGTCGCGGCGGTGGATTGCGCGTCGCTGCCGCGCGAGTTCGTGACCATCCCGCTGCCGGACGCGGGCACGCTGTTGTTCTTCTGCTTCGACGAACGCTGCGCGCCCGAGGACTACGAACACCACCTGCCCGACGATGCCGACGGCTACCGAGTGCTCTTCGTGCCCGCGGGCGCCCCGGTCGCCGAACGAACGCCTCCGTCCGGCCTCGACCCATATCCGCGCCGGGACGTTTTCGCGGAGATCGTGGCCACCGCTCCGGAGCGAGAGCACCTCCTGCTGGACCGCACCGCGGTCGCGAGCGGAATGTCCCTGGCCGAAGCGGTCAAGGACGTCCTCGGTCCTTGGCGGGCCGGCACCGATGTGTTCGGCGAGATGACTTGGGAAGTCAGCCAGGGCACGCCACGCCATCAGGTCGGCGGCCTCGCCGCGCCAGTCCAGGGCGCGGTGGAGAAGCAGATCGCGGCGGCGGTGCTGGAGGGTGGATGGGACGATCCGCGGCTCAAGGAGGAAGCGGCCCGCTGGGTGCTGCTCGCCCAGTTCGACAGCGACGAGGAAACCGACCTGATGTGGGGCGACGTCGGGATGCTGTACTGGCTCATCCGGCTCGACGATCTGCAAGCGGGCCGGTTCGACGCGGCCCGCTGCCTGATGCAGTGCGGCTGA
- a CDS encoding helix-turn-helix transcriptional regulator, which yields MTESGPAEDDAGCADLGTVFRALADEHRRTVIAELAADGSDRERTCNSFDLPVSKQTQTHHFRVLREAGLIHEINYGNRKGIRLRRAEINRRLPGLLDLLTAERRA from the coding sequence ATGACCGAGTCCGGTCCGGCCGAGGACGACGCCGGGTGCGCCGATCTGGGCACGGTGTTCCGCGCGCTCGCCGACGAGCACCGCCGCACCGTGATCGCGGAGCTGGCGGCGGACGGCAGCGACCGCGAGCGCACCTGCAACTCGTTCGATCTCCCGGTGTCCAAGCAGACGCAGACGCACCACTTCCGGGTTTTGCGCGAGGCGGGGCTGATCCACGAGATCAATTACGGCAACCGGAAGGGAATCCGGTTGCGCCGGGCGGAAATCAACCGCCGGCTCCCCGGCCTGCTCGACCTGCTGACCGCGGAGCGCCGCGCCTGA